The following are encoded together in the Monodelphis domestica isolate mMonDom1 chromosome 5, mMonDom1.pri, whole genome shotgun sequence genome:
- the LOC103094457 gene encoding TBC1 domain family member 15-like isoform X4: MASRFPAPRASMMSRGCRSPEAGERKLVWKFLFGVYPPNSTAEERKALDTKLEAYYHGMKWTWRARYPHATRLRVPADEDFAMAIDKYEVLQTQIRKNASPLERLAENRLQSHPFNDQLFRKAQKYIDADVPRTDRHRSYFQEEGLVKLLSVREILITYTAFHQDLGYCQGMNDFVSRFLETLDSEADAFWCFVGFMQWAGRNFTAEGIKRKIRISEELLRLVDPELSSHIEKVSKEKLLFCLRWLLLCFQRDLQHQDALRVLEIRGLEGGKGNSSTWDHSKTEDEEVTEWWAPQKDLTFDVLLCVAVLVQNRDQLLSFHHANDFFLFSQRLQGKLKLNTLRGEEKELPPPKHLPWGLG, translated from the exons ATGGCCAGCAGATTCCCAGCTCCCAGAGCCAGTATGATGTCCAGGGGATGTAGGA gcccagaggctggagagaggaagctGGTGTGGAAGTTCCTGTTCGGTGTGTACCCACCCAACTCCACAGCCGAGGAGAGGAAGGCATTAGACACCAAGCTGGAGGCCTACTACCATGGCATGAAGTGGACCTGGCGAGCTCGATACCCTCATGCCACCCGCCTCCGAGTTCCAGCAGACG AGGACTTTGCCATGGCCATTGACAAGTATGAAGTGCTACAGACACAGATAAGAAAGAACGCATCTCCCCTGGAAAGGTTGGCTGAG AACAGACTTCAGTCTCACCCCTTCAATGACCAGCTCTTCAGGAAGGCCCAGAAATACATAGATGCTGATGTCCCCAGAACTGACCGACACCGTTCTTACTTCCA GGAGGAAGGTTTGGTCAAGCTGCTGTCAGTTCGAGAGATACTCATCACCTACACTGCCTTTCATCAAG ACTTGGGTTACTGCCAGGGTATGAATGACTTTGTGAGCCGATTCCTGGAGACTCTGGACTCGGAGGCTGATGCATTTTGGTGCTTTGTGGGCTTCATGCAATGGGCAGGGAGGAATTTCACTGCTGAAGGCATCAAGAGAAAGATcc GTATCTCTGAGGAGCTGCTAAGACTGGTTGATCCAGAACTCTCTAGCCATATTGAGAAGGTCTCCAAGGAAAAGCTGCTCTTCTGTCTCCG CTGGTTGCTGCTGTGTTTCCAGAGGGACCTGCAACACCAAGATGCCCTTCGAGTGCTGGAGATTAGAGGGTTGGAGGGTGGCAAGGGAAACTCCAGTACCTGGGATCATTCAAAGACTGAGGATG aggaagtcACTGAATGGTGGGCTCCTCAAAAAGACCTGACCTTTGATGTACTGCTGTGTGTGGCTGTCCTGGTGCAAAATCGAGATCAGCTCCTATCATTCCATCATGCCAAtgacttcttcctcttctcccagag GCTCCAGGGAAAGCTGAAATTGAACACCCTCcggggagaagaaaaggagttGCCCCCCCCTAAGCATCTTCCCTGGGGCCTGGGGTGA
- the LOC103094457 gene encoding TBC1 domain family member 15-like isoform X1, whose product MYPGTWPSLALQLFLYCLHFFRKWLEVFIQSAKPRTLRILGLAPCAKVLGLLLPWLSSYLRSTIMVDIKSKPSWKRNKEPQKSHPKTRVLKNAVPLKKSPPKYPESLPSTPDSLESLFDSVGRLDIPRLRRMVYQKGPEAGERKLVWKFLFGVYPPNSTAEERKALDTKLEAYYHGMKWTWRARYPHATRLRVPADEDFAMAIDKYEVLQTQIRKNASPLERLAENRLQSHPFNDQLFRKAQKYIDADVPRTDRHRSYFQEEGLVKLLSVREILITYTAFHQDLGYCQGMNDFVSRFLETLDSEADAFWCFVGFMQWAGRNFTAEGIKRKIRISEELLRLVDPELSSHIEKVSKEKLLFCLRWLLLCFQRDLQHQDALRVLEIRGLEGGKGNSSTWDHSKTEDEEVTEWWAPQKDLTFDVLLCVAVLVQNRDQLLSFHHANDFFLFSQRLQGKLKLNTLRGEEKELPPPKHLPWGLG is encoded by the exons ATGTACCCAGGGACCTGGCCATCTCTGGCCCTCCAGCTCTTCCTGTACTGCTTGCATTTTTTTAG GAAGTGGCTGGAGGTTTTCATCCAATCGGCCAAACCGAGGACCCTGAGAATCCTGGGCCTGGCTCCATGCGCAAAAGTGCTCGGCCTATTGCTACCATGGCTGAGCTCCTACCTAAG GAGTACCATCATGGTGGATATAAAATCAAAGCCCTCCTGGAAGAGGAACAAGGAGCCCCAGAAAAGCCACCCTAAGACCAGGGTCCTCAAGAACGCAGTCCCCCTGAAGAAGAGTCCCCCTAAATATCCGGAGAGTTTGCCCTCAACACCTGACTCCCTGGAGAGCCTCTTTGACTCAGTGGGACGATTAGATATCCCTCGACTTCGGAGAATGGTCTATCAGAAAG gcccagaggctggagagaggaagctGGTGTGGAAGTTCCTGTTCGGTGTGTACCCACCCAACTCCACAGCCGAGGAGAGGAAGGCATTAGACACCAAGCTGGAGGCCTACTACCATGGCATGAAGTGGACCTGGCGAGCTCGATACCCTCATGCCACCCGCCTCCGAGTTCCAGCAGACG AGGACTTTGCCATGGCCATTGACAAGTATGAAGTGCTACAGACACAGATAAGAAAGAACGCATCTCCCCTGGAAAGGTTGGCTGAG AACAGACTTCAGTCTCACCCCTTCAATGACCAGCTCTTCAGGAAGGCCCAGAAATACATAGATGCTGATGTCCCCAGAACTGACCGACACCGTTCTTACTTCCA GGAGGAAGGTTTGGTCAAGCTGCTGTCAGTTCGAGAGATACTCATCACCTACACTGCCTTTCATCAAG ACTTGGGTTACTGCCAGGGTATGAATGACTTTGTGAGCCGATTCCTGGAGACTCTGGACTCGGAGGCTGATGCATTTTGGTGCTTTGTGGGCTTCATGCAATGGGCAGGGAGGAATTTCACTGCTGAAGGCATCAAGAGAAAGATcc GTATCTCTGAGGAGCTGCTAAGACTGGTTGATCCAGAACTCTCTAGCCATATTGAGAAGGTCTCCAAGGAAAAGCTGCTCTTCTGTCTCCG CTGGTTGCTGCTGTGTTTCCAGAGGGACCTGCAACACCAAGATGCCCTTCGAGTGCTGGAGATTAGAGGGTTGGAGGGTGGCAAGGGAAACTCCAGTACCTGGGATCATTCAAAGACTGAGGATG aggaagtcACTGAATGGTGGGCTCCTCAAAAAGACCTGACCTTTGATGTACTGCTGTGTGTGGCTGTCCTGGTGCAAAATCGAGATCAGCTCCTATCATTCCATCATGCCAAtgacttcttcctcttctcccagag GCTCCAGGGAAAGCTGAAATTGAACACCCTCcggggagaagaaaaggagttGCCCCCCCCTAAGCATCTTCCCTGGGGCCTGGGGTGA
- the LOC103094457 gene encoding uncharacterized protein LOC103094457 isoform X2 — protein sequence MYPGTWPSLALQLFLYCLHFFRKWLEVFIQSAKPRTLRILGLAPCAKVLGLLLPWLSSYLRSTIMVDIKSKPSWKRNKEPQKSHPKTRVLKNAVPLKKSPPKYPESLPSTPDSLESLFDSVGRLDIPRLRRMVYQKGPEAGERKLVWKFLFGVYPPNSTAEERKALDTKLEAYYHGMKWTWRARYPHATRLRVPADEDFAMAIDKYEVLQTQIRKNASPLERLAENRLQSHPFNDQLFRKAQKYIDADVPRTDRHRSYFQEEGLVKLLSVREILITYTAFHQGISEELLRLVDPELSSHIEKVSKEKLLFCLRWLLLCFQRDLQHQDALRVLEIRGLEGGKGNSSTWDHSKTEDEEVTEWWAPQKDLTFDVLLCVAVLVQNRDQLLSFHHANDFFLFSQRLQGKLKLNTLRGEEKELPPPKHLPWGLG from the exons ATGTACCCAGGGACCTGGCCATCTCTGGCCCTCCAGCTCTTCCTGTACTGCTTGCATTTTTTTAG GAAGTGGCTGGAGGTTTTCATCCAATCGGCCAAACCGAGGACCCTGAGAATCCTGGGCCTGGCTCCATGCGCAAAAGTGCTCGGCCTATTGCTACCATGGCTGAGCTCCTACCTAAG GAGTACCATCATGGTGGATATAAAATCAAAGCCCTCCTGGAAGAGGAACAAGGAGCCCCAGAAAAGCCACCCTAAGACCAGGGTCCTCAAGAACGCAGTCCCCCTGAAGAAGAGTCCCCCTAAATATCCGGAGAGTTTGCCCTCAACACCTGACTCCCTGGAGAGCCTCTTTGACTCAGTGGGACGATTAGATATCCCTCGACTTCGGAGAATGGTCTATCAGAAAG gcccagaggctggagagaggaagctGGTGTGGAAGTTCCTGTTCGGTGTGTACCCACCCAACTCCACAGCCGAGGAGAGGAAGGCATTAGACACCAAGCTGGAGGCCTACTACCATGGCATGAAGTGGACCTGGCGAGCTCGATACCCTCATGCCACCCGCCTCCGAGTTCCAGCAGACG AGGACTTTGCCATGGCCATTGACAAGTATGAAGTGCTACAGACACAGATAAGAAAGAACGCATCTCCCCTGGAAAGGTTGGCTGAG AACAGACTTCAGTCTCACCCCTTCAATGACCAGCTCTTCAGGAAGGCCCAGAAATACATAGATGCTGATGTCCCCAGAACTGACCGACACCGTTCTTACTTCCA GGAGGAAGGTTTGGTCAAGCTGCTGTCAGTTCGAGAGATACTCATCACCTACACTGCCTTTCATCAAG GTATCTCTGAGGAGCTGCTAAGACTGGTTGATCCAGAACTCTCTAGCCATATTGAGAAGGTCTCCAAGGAAAAGCTGCTCTTCTGTCTCCG CTGGTTGCTGCTGTGTTTCCAGAGGGACCTGCAACACCAAGATGCCCTTCGAGTGCTGGAGATTAGAGGGTTGGAGGGTGGCAAGGGAAACTCCAGTACCTGGGATCATTCAAAGACTGAGGATG aggaagtcACTGAATGGTGGGCTCCTCAAAAAGACCTGACCTTTGATGTACTGCTGTGTGTGGCTGTCCTGGTGCAAAATCGAGATCAGCTCCTATCATTCCATCATGCCAAtgacttcttcctcttctcccagag GCTCCAGGGAAAGCTGAAATTGAACACCCTCcggggagaagaaaaggagttGCCCCCCCCTAAGCATCTTCCCTGGGGCCTGGGGTGA
- the LOC103094457 gene encoding TBC1 domain family member 15-like isoform X3 yields the protein MVDIKSKPSWKRNKEPQKSHPKTRVLKNAVPLKKSPPKYPESLPSTPDSLESLFDSVGRLDIPRLRRMVYQKGPEAGERKLVWKFLFGVYPPNSTAEERKALDTKLEAYYHGMKWTWRARYPHATRLRVPADEDFAMAIDKYEVLQTQIRKNASPLERLAENRLQSHPFNDQLFRKAQKYIDADVPRTDRHRSYFQEEGLVKLLSVREILITYTAFHQDLGYCQGMNDFVSRFLETLDSEADAFWCFVGFMQWAGRNFTAEGIKRKIRISEELLRLVDPELSSHIEKVSKEKLLFCLRWLLLCFQRDLQHQDALRVLEIRGLEGGKGNSSTWDHSKTEDEEVTEWWAPQKDLTFDVLLCVAVLVQNRDQLLSFHHANDFFLFSQRLQGKLKLNTLRGEEKELPPPKHLPWGLG from the exons ATGGTGGATATAAAATCAAAGCCCTCCTGGAAGAGGAACAAGGAGCCCCAGAAAAGCCACCCTAAGACCAGGGTCCTCAAGAACGCAGTCCCCCTGAAGAAGAGTCCCCCTAAATATCCGGAGAGTTTGCCCTCAACACCTGACTCCCTGGAGAGCCTCTTTGACTCAGTGGGACGATTAGATATCCCTCGACTTCGGAGAATGGTCTATCAGAAAG gcccagaggctggagagaggaagctGGTGTGGAAGTTCCTGTTCGGTGTGTACCCACCCAACTCCACAGCCGAGGAGAGGAAGGCATTAGACACCAAGCTGGAGGCCTACTACCATGGCATGAAGTGGACCTGGCGAGCTCGATACCCTCATGCCACCCGCCTCCGAGTTCCAGCAGACG AGGACTTTGCCATGGCCATTGACAAGTATGAAGTGCTACAGACACAGATAAGAAAGAACGCATCTCCCCTGGAAAGGTTGGCTGAG AACAGACTTCAGTCTCACCCCTTCAATGACCAGCTCTTCAGGAAGGCCCAGAAATACATAGATGCTGATGTCCCCAGAACTGACCGACACCGTTCTTACTTCCA GGAGGAAGGTTTGGTCAAGCTGCTGTCAGTTCGAGAGATACTCATCACCTACACTGCCTTTCATCAAG ACTTGGGTTACTGCCAGGGTATGAATGACTTTGTGAGCCGATTCCTGGAGACTCTGGACTCGGAGGCTGATGCATTTTGGTGCTTTGTGGGCTTCATGCAATGGGCAGGGAGGAATTTCACTGCTGAAGGCATCAAGAGAAAGATcc GTATCTCTGAGGAGCTGCTAAGACTGGTTGATCCAGAACTCTCTAGCCATATTGAGAAGGTCTCCAAGGAAAAGCTGCTCTTCTGTCTCCG CTGGTTGCTGCTGTGTTTCCAGAGGGACCTGCAACACCAAGATGCCCTTCGAGTGCTGGAGATTAGAGGGTTGGAGGGTGGCAAGGGAAACTCCAGTACCTGGGATCATTCAAAGACTGAGGATG aggaagtcACTGAATGGTGGGCTCCTCAAAAAGACCTGACCTTTGATGTACTGCTGTGTGTGGCTGTCCTGGTGCAAAATCGAGATCAGCTCCTATCATTCCATCATGCCAAtgacttcttcctcttctcccagag GCTCCAGGGAAAGCTGAAATTGAACACCCTCcggggagaagaaaaggagttGCCCCCCCCTAAGCATCTTCCCTGGGGCCTGGGGTGA